From Carassius auratus strain Wakin chromosome 1, ASM336829v1, whole genome shotgun sequence, the proteins below share one genomic window:
- the LOC113109550 gene encoding mucin-5AC-like, with protein MEWRIIVPVLCLIGILLVPGNADQNITDSSNSTSGNLTTNQPAPSIQNATTNLTASTNQPAPSNQNATTNLTASTNQPAPSNQNATTNLTASTNQPAPSNQNATTNLTASTNQPAPSNQNATTNLTASTNQPAPSNQNATANQNATANQTASTNQTPNTTSSFNQTTTPATTVSTPAATVSSAPNTASLNLVFRLTQTFKPVFSDLNAPETKQLILDITNTFTPIYKKRFPNLNRMIIQGLRNGSVVTDSVLEFNTTAGTAPNVTDVKDTFISAVNSGNLNFTVDNTSVSVADIKPTSAPTTVSTTNQPASTNQNATANQTASTNQPGSTNQNATANQTASTNQPGSTNQNATANQTASTNQTPNTTSSFNQTTTPATTVSTPAATVSSAPNTASLNLVFRLTQTFKPVFSDLNAPETKQLILDITNTFTPIYKKRFTNFLRMIIRSFRNGSVVTDSVLEFNTTAGTTPNVTDVKDTFISAVNSGNLNFTVDNTSVSVADITPTSAPTTVSTTADSGRSEFNMTFKMNEVFTNELSNISSPQAVTLAKNITTQFDGVLKKRFSNYVDMKIWRFRSGSVIVDSLLGFNKTSTAPTATELVNTILESARNGSFTFTVSSLSVTDSTGNTVNRSPVLASMLTALWMTLASLVVSAVMH; from the exons ATGGAGTGGAGGATTATAGTACCTGTACTTTGTCTCATTG GAATCCTACTTGTACCAGGAAATGCTGATCAGAACATTACCGATAGCAGCAACAGTACTTCTG GAAATCTAACTACAAATCAGCCTGCACCTTCAATTCAAAATGCAACAACGAATCTAACTGCATCTACAAATCAGCCTGCACCTTCAAATCAAAATGCAACAACGAATCTAACTGCATCTACAAATCAGCCTGCACCTTCAAATCAAAATGCAACAACGAATCTAACTGCATCTACAAATCAGCCTGCACCTTCAAATCAAAATGCAACAACGAATCTAACTGCATCTACAAATCAGCCTGCACCTTCAAATCAAAATGCAACAACGAATCTAACTGCATCTACAAATCAGCCTGCACCTTCAAATCAAAATGCAACTGCAAATCAAAATGCAACTGCAAATCAAACTGCATCTACAAATCAGACTCCAAATACAACTTCAAGTTTTAATCAAACTACGACTCCAGCAACAACAGTCTCTACACCAGCTGCAACAGTCTCTTCCGCTCCTAATACTGCATCACTTAACTTAGTGTTCAGACTTACTCAAACCTTCAAGCCAGTGTTCTCCGATCTGAATGCTCCCGAGACCAAACAGTTGATACTTGACATCACCAACACG ttTACTCCAATTTACAAGAAACGTTTTCCAAACTTAAACCGCATGATCATTCAGGGCTTAAG GAATGGCTCCGTTGTGACTGATTCTGTGCTTGAGTTTAACACCACAGCCGGCACTGCTCCTAATGTGACAGACGTGAAAGACACCTTTATTTCAGCAGTTAATTCTGGAAATTTGAATTTTACAGTTGATAACACATCCGTGAGCGTTGCTGATATCAAACCAACCAGTG CTCCGACAACAGTCTCTACTACAAATCAGCCTGCATCTACAAATCAAAATGCAACTGCAAATCAAACTGCATCTACAAATCAGCCTGGATCTACAAATCAAAATGCAACTGCAAATCAAACTGCATCTACAAATCAGCCTGGATCTACAAATCAAAATGCAACTGCAAATCAAACTGCATCTACAAATCAGACTCCAAATACAACTTCAAGTTTTAATCAAACTACGACTCCAGCAACAACAGTCTCTACACCAGCTGCAACAGTCTCTTCCGCTCCTAATACTGCATCACTTAACTTAGTGTTCAGACTTACTCAAACCTTCAAGCCAGTGTTCTCCGATCTGAATGCTCCCGAGACCAAACAGTTGATACTTGACATCACCAACACG tttACTCCAATTTACAAGAAACGTTTTACAAACTTTCTCCGCATGATTATTCGGAGCTTCAG GAATGGCTCCGTTGTGACTGATTCTGTGCTTGAGTTTAACACCACAGCCGGCACTACTCCTAATGTGACAGACGTGAAAGACACCTTTATTTCAGCAGTTAATTCTGGGAATTTGAATTTTACAGTTGATAACACATCCGTCAGCGTTGCCGATATCACACCAACCAGTG CTCCGACAACAGTCTCTACGACAGCAGACAGCGGTCGTTCTGAGTTCAATATGACCTTTAAAATGAATGAGGTCTTCACCAATGAACTATCAAATATCAGCTCTCCTCAAGCCGTAACTCTGGCAAAGAATATCACTACTCAG TTTGATGGAGTTTTAAAGAAACGTTTTTCAAACTATGTTGACATGAAAATTTGGCGATTCAG GAGTGGCTCTGTTATTGTAGATTCTCTATTGGGATTTAACAAAACTAGCACAGCTCCTACAGCGACAGAACTGGTTAACACAATCCTTGAAAGTGCTAGAAATGGGTCATTCACATTCACAGTCAGTTCACTATCTGTTACAGACTCAACAGGAAACACTG TTAACAGGTCTCCGGTCCTGGCTAGTATGCTGACTGCTTTGTGGATGACGCTAGCATCACTAGTGGTGTCAGCTGTGATGCACTAA
- the muc13a gene encoding mucin-22: MTVDTVTTTTALAESATETKASTFEQVTSALPVTALGSTTAATVTNERESTKNTLAEGSSTMLHSVAVDTVTTTLTTSLTESATAPKASTLVPETSQVTGESSSVQKETTTLMSVKPVTVAHTSEVSTTVERVKQEPTTHADNGSSSAGITTLRASGTTESTLASTTAVLKTEGSPPLPETSDVKTTTARSSRSTESTAEAPTLLVRTTSTTNATSAGVTSALTATALGSTTAATVSNEPESTKNTLAEGSSTMLHSVAVDTVTTTSTTSLTESATAPKASTLVPVTSQVTTESSSAQNETTKLISVKPVTVVHTSEVSTTVERVSQETTTHADIGSSLAGITTLRASGTTESTLASTTAVLKTEGSSPLPETGEVKTTIARTSGTTESSAEAPTLLVRTTSATNATSAGVTSALTATALGSTTAATVSNEPESTKNTLAEGSSTMLHSVAVDTVTTTSTTSLAGYATAPKASTLVPVTSEVTTESSSAQNETTKLISVKPVTVVHTSEVSTTVERVSQETTTHADIGSSLAGITTLRASGTTESTLASTTAVLKTEGSSPLPETGEVKTTIARTSGTTESSAEAPTLLVRTTSATNATSAGVTSALTATALGSTTAATVSNEPESTKNTLAEGSSTMLHSVAVDTVTTTSTTSLAGYATAPKASTLVPVTSEVTTESSSAQNETTTLISVKPVTVVHTSEVSITVEKVTQEPTTHADNGSSSAGTTTLRASGTTESTLALTTAVLKTEGSSPLPETGKVKTSSRTTESSSEAPTLLVRTTSATNATSAGVTSALTATALGSTTAATVSNEPESTKNTLDKGSSTMLHSVAVDTITTTSTTSLTESATAPKASTLVSETSQVTGESSSVQKETTTLMSVKPVTVAHTSEVFTTVDRVKQEPTTHADNGSSSAGITTLRASGTTESTLASTTAVLKTEGSPPLPETGEVKTTTANTSRTTESSAEAPTLLVRTTSATNATSAVVTSALTATALGSTTAATVSNEPESTRNTLAEGSSTMLHSVAVDTVTTTSTTSLAGYATAPKASTLVPVTSQVTTESSSAQNETTTLISVKPVTVAHTSEVSTTVEKVTQEPTTHADNGSSSAGTTTLRASGTTESTLASTTAVLKTEGSPPLPETSDVKTTIARSSRTTESSAKAPILLVRTTSATNATSAGVTSALTATALGSTTAATVSNEPESTKNTLAEGSSTMLHSVAVDTIATTSTTSLTESATAPKASTLVPVTSQVTTESSSAQNETTTLISVKPVTVAHTSEVSTTVEKVTQEPTSHADNGSSLAGTTTLRASGTTESTLASTTAVLKTEGSSPLPETGEVKTTIARTSGTTESSSEAPTLLVQTTSATNATSAGVTSALTATALGSTTAATVSNEPESTKNTLDKGSSTMLHSVAVDTITTTSTTSLTESATAPKASTLVSETSQVTGESSSVQKETTTLMSVKPVTVAHTSEVFTTVDRVKQEPTTHADNGSSSAGITTLRASGTTESTLASTTAVLKTEGSSPLPETGEVKTTTANTSRTTESSAEAPTLLVRTTSTTNATSAVVTSALTATALGSTTAATVSNEPESTRNTLAEGSSTMLHSVAVDTVTTTSTTSLAGYATAPKASTLVPVTSQVTTESSSAQNETTKLISVKPVTVVHTSEVSTTVEKVTQEPTTHADNGSSLAGTTTLRASGTTESTLALTTAVLKTEGSSPLPETGEVKTTIARTSGTTESSAEAPTLLVRTTSATNATSAGVTSALTATALGSTTAATVSNEPESTKNTLAEGSSTMLHSVAVDTIATTSTTSLTESATAPKASTLVPVTSQVTTESSSAQNETTTLMSVKPVTLAHTSEVSTTVEKVTQEPTSHADNGSSLAGITTLRASGTESIGSTFASTTAVLKTEGSSPLPVTGEVKTTTARTSGTTESSAEAPTLMVRTTSATNATSAVVTSALSATTARTTTAATITTTGDVVTTKIVLAVSSTAPKASTLVSVSSVLPATASETNTAANVSSEPESTKNTSAKVSPTVLHSTTTTTTRKPVTMSHTSEVSTTVKNGTLSTGHTTLNKSGTPESRIALTTVATETTNTDPPTIDEGSIHLRFSLNETFREIYNNRSSPEFIALATHVVTVINGIYRASDLRGYRRSRVNSFTSGSIKVDMTLIFENSSIVPSSFEVEAILNMTALNGTIPLDIILETIKAGEIVTSTPVPVSNVESTTTKYTSSTNEYTNTTSSGFPWMVRCSLLTIYPAIIVLLAQTLL, encoded by the exons ATGACAGTAGATACTGTGACAACAACAACAGCTCTAGCAGAGTCTGCTACTGAGACCAAAGCTTCAACCTTTGAACAAGTGACTTCAGCGTTGCCAGTAACAGCACTGGGCTCAACCACAGCAGCAACTGTTACCAATGAACGAGAATCAACCAAGAATACACTAGCTGAGGGTTCATCTACTATGTTACATTCAGTGGCAGTAGATACAGTCACAACAACATTGACAACAAGCTTAACAGAGTCTGCTACTGCACCCAAAGCTTCAACCTTGGTACCAGAGACATCTCAGGTCACAGGAGAATCATCATCAGTCCAAAAGGAAACTACAACATTAATGTCAGTTAAGCCAGTAACAGTGGCACATACCTCAGAAGTCTCCACCACTGTTGAAAGAGTGAAACAAGAACCTACAACACATGCTGACAATGGTTCTTCATCAGCAGGAATAACTACATTGAGAGCATCTGGTACAACAGAATCAACATTGGCTTCAACTACAGCAGTACTAAAAACAGAGGGATCACCACCTTTACCTGAGACAAGTGATGTAAAGACAACAACTGCAAGATCATCCAGATCTACAGAATCAACTGCAGAAGCCCCAACATTGTTGGTACGAACAACAAGTACAACTAATGCAACATCAGCAGGAGTGACATCAGCATTGACAGCAACTGCACTGGGCTCAACCACAGCAGCAACTGTTAGCAATGAACCAGAATCAACCAAGAATACACTAGCTGAGGGTTCATCTACTATGTTACATTCTGTGGCAGTAGATACAGTCACAACAACATCGACAACAAGCTTAACAGAGTCTGCTACTGCACCCAAAGCTTCAACCTTGGTACCAGTGACATCTCAAGTTACAACAGAATCATCATCAGCCCAAAACGAAACTACAAAATTAATTTCAGTGAAACCAGTAACAGTGGTTCATACCTCAGAAGTCTCCACTACTGTAGAAAGAGTTTCACAAGAAACTACAACACACGCTGACATTGGTTCTTCATTAGCAGGAATAACTACATTGAGAGCATCTGGTACAACAGAATCAACATTGGCTTCAACTACAGCAGTACTAAAAACAGAGGGATCATCACCTTTACCTGAGACAGGTGAAGTAAAGACAACAATTGCAAGAACATCTGGAACTACAGAATCATCTGCAGAAGCACCAACATTGTTGGTACGAACAACAAGTGCAACTAATGCAACATCAGCAGGAGTGACATCAGCATTGACAGCAACTGCACTGGGCTCAACCACAGCAGCAACTGTTAGCAATGAACCAGAATCAACCAAGAATACACTAGCTGAGGGTTCATCTACTATGCTGCATTCTGTGGCAGTAGATACAGTCACAACAACATCGACAACAAGCTTAGCAGGGTATGCTACTGCACCAAAAGCCTCAACCTTGGTACCAGTGACATCTGAAGTTACAACAGAATCATCATCAGCCCAAAACGAAACTACAAAATTAATTTCAGTGAAACCAGTAACAGTGGTTCATACCTCAGAAGTCTCCACTACTGTAGAAAGAGTTTCACAAGAAACTACAACACACGCTGACATTGGTTCTTCATTAGCAGGAATAACTACATTGAGAGCATCTGGTACAACAGAATCAACATTGGCTTCAACTACAGCAGTACTAAAAACAGAGGGATCATCACCTTTACCTGAGACAGGTGAAGTAAAGACAACAATTGCAAGAACATCTGGAACTACAGAATCATCTGCAGAAGCACCAACATTGTTGGTACGAACAACAAGTGCAACTAATGCAACATCAGCAGGAGTGACATCAGCATTGACAGCAACTGCACTGGGCTCAACCACAGCAGCAACTGTTAGCAATGAACCAGAATCAACCAAGAATACACTAGCTGAGGGTTCATCTACTATGCTGCATTCTGTGGCAGTAGATACAGTCACAACAACATCGACAACAAGCTTAGCAGGGTATGCTACTGCACCAAAAGCCTCAACCTTGGTACCAGTGACATCTGAAGTTACAACAGAATCATCATCAGCCCAAAACGAAACTACAACATTAATTTCAGTGAAGCCAGTAACAGTGGTTCATACCTCAGAAGTCTCCATCACTGTTGAAAAAGTGACACAAGAACCTACAACACATGCTGACAATGGTTCTTCATCAGCAGGAACAACTACATTGAGAGCATCTGGTACAACAGAATCAACATTGGCTTTAACTACAGCAGTACTAAAAACAGAGGGATCATCACCTTTACCTGAGACAGGTAAAGTAAAGACATCATCCAGAACTACAGAATCATCTTCAGAAGCCCCAACATTGTTGGTACGAACAACAAGTGCAACTAATGCAACATCAGCAGGAGTGACATCAGCATTGACAGCAACTGCACTGGGCTCAACCACAGCAGCAACTGTTAGCAATGAACCAGAATCAACCAAGAATACACTAGATAAGGGTTCATCTACTATGTTGCATTCTGTGGCAGTAGATACAATCACAACAACATCGACCACAAGCTTAACAGAGTCTGCTACTGCACCCAAAGCTTCAACCTTGGTATCAGAGACATCTCAGGTCACAGGAGAATCGTCATCAGTCCAAAAGGAAACTACGACATTAATGTCAGTAAAGCCAGTAACAGTGGCACATACCTCAGAGGTGTTCACCACAGTTGATAGAGTGAAACAAGAACCTACAACACATGCTGACAATGGTTCTTCATCAGCAGGAATAACTACATTGAGAGCATCTGGAACAACAGAATCAACATTGGCTTCAACTACAGCAGTACTAAAAACAGAGGGATCACCACCTTTACCTGAGACAGGTGAAGTAAAGACAACAACTGCAAATACATCCAGAACTACAGAATCATCTGCAGAAGCCCCAACATTGTTGGTACGAACAACAAGTGCAACTAATGCAACATCGGCAGTAGTGACATCAGCATTGACAGCAACTGCACTGGGCTCAACCACAGCAGCAACTGTTAGCAATGAACCAGAATCAACCAGGAACACACTAGCTGAGGGTTCATCTACTATGTTACATTCTGTGGCAGTAGATACAGTCACAACAACATCGACAACAAGCTTAGCAGGGTATGCTACTGCACCAAAAGCCTCAACCTTGGTACCAGTGACATCTCAAGTTACAACAGAATCATCATCAGCCCAAAACGAAACTACAACATTAATTTCAGTGAAACCAGTAACAGTGGCACATACCTCAGAAGTCTCCACCACTGTTGAAAAAGTGACACAAGAACCTACAACACATGCTGACAATGGTTCTTCATCAGCAGGAACAACTACATTGAGAGCATCTGGTACAACAGAATCAACATTGGCTTCAACTACAGCAGTACTAAAAACAGAGGGATCACCACCTTTACCTGAGACAAGTGATGTAAAGACAACAATTGCAAGATCATCCAGAACTACAGAATCATCTGCAAAAGCCCCAATATTGTTGGTACGAACAACAAGTGCAACTAATGCAACATCAGCAGGAGTGACATCAGCATTGACAGCAACTGCACTGGGCTCAACCACAGCAGCAACTGTTAGCAATGAACCAGAATCAACCAAGAATACACTAGCTGAGGGTTCATCTACTATGTTGCATTCTGTGGCAGTAGATACAATCGCAACAACATCGACAACAAGCTTAACAGAGTCTGCTACTGCACCCAAAGCTTCAACCTTGGTACCAGTGACATCTCAAGTTACAACAGAATCATCATCAGCCCAAAACGAAACTACAACATTAATTTCAGTGAAACCAGTAACAGTGGCACATACCTCAGAAGTCTCCACCACTGTTGAAAAAGTGACACAAGAACCTACATCACATGCTGACAATGGTTCTTCATTAGCAGGAACAACTACATTGAGAGCATCTGGTACAACAGAATCAACATTGGCTTCAACTACAGCAGTACTAAAAACAGAGGGATCATCACCTTTACCTGAGACAGGTGAAGTAAAGACAACAATTGCAAGAACATCTGGAACTACAGAATCATCTTCAGAAGCCCCAACATTGTTGGTACAAACAACAAGTGCAACTAATGCAACATCAGCAGGAGTGACATCAGCATTGACAGCAACTGCACTGGGCTCAACCACAGCAGCAACTGTTAGCAATGAACCAGAATCAACCAAGAATACACTAGATAAGGGTTCATCTACTATGTTGCATTCTGTGGCAGTAGATACAATCACAACAACATCGACAACAAGCTTAACAGAGTCTGCTACTGCACCCAAAGCTTCAACCTTGGTATCAGAGACATCTCAGGTCACAGGAGAATCGTCATCAGTCCAAAAGGAAACTACAACATTAATGTCAGTGAAGCCAGTAACAGTGGCACATACCTCAGAGGTGTTCACCACAGTTGATAGAGTGAAACAAGAACCTACAACACATGCTGACAATGGTTCTTCATCAGCAGGAATAACTACATTGAGAGCATCTGGAACAACAGAATCAACATTGGCTTCAACTACAGCAGTACTAAAAACAGAGGGATCATCACCTTTACCTGAGACAGGTGAAGTAAAGACAACAACTGCAAATACATCCAGAACTACAGAATCATCTGCAGAAGCCCCAACATTGTTGGTACGAACAACAAGTACAACTAATGCAACATCGGCAGTAGTGACATCAGCATTGACAGCAACTGCACTGGGCTCAACCACAGCAGCAACTGTTAGCAATGAACCAGAATCAACCAGGAACACACTAGCTGAGGGTTCATCTACTATGTTACATTCTGTGGCAGTAGATACAGTCACAACAACATCGACAACAAGCTTAGCAGGGTATGCTACTGCACCAAAAGCCTCAACCTTGGTACCAGTGACATCTCAAGTTACAACAGAATCATCATCAGCCCAAAACGAAACTACAAAATTAATTTCAGTGAAACCAGTAACAGTGGTTCATACCTCAGAAGTCTCCACCACTGTTGAAAAAGTGACACAAGAACCTACAACACATGCTGACAATGGTTCTTCATTAGCAGGAACAACTACATTGAGAGCATCTGGTACAACAGAATCAACATTGGCTTTAACTACAGCAGTACTAAAAACAGAGGGATCATCACCTTTACCTGAGACAGGTGAAGTAAAGACAACAATTGCAAGAACATCTGGAACTACAGAATCATCTGCAGAAGCCCCAACATTGTTGGTACGAACAACAAGTGCAACTAATGCAACATCAGCAGGAGTGACATCAGCATTGACAGCAACTGCACTGGGCTCAACCACAGCAGCAACTGTTAGCAATGAACCAGAATCAACCAAGAATACACTAGCTGAGGGTTCATCTACTATGTTGCATTCTGTGGCAGTAGATACAATCGCAACAACATCGACAACAAGCTTAACAGAGTCTGCTACTGCACCCAAAGCTTCAACCTTGGTACCAGTGACATCTCAAGTTACAACAGAATCATCATCAGCCCAAAATGAAACTACAACATTAATGTCAGTAAAGCCAGTAACATTGGCTCATACCTCAGAAGTCTCCACCACTGTTGAAAAAGTGACACAAGAACCTACATCACATGCTGACAATGGTTCTTCATTAGCAGGAATAACTACATTGAGAGCATCTGGTACAGAATCAATAGGATCAACATTTGCTTCAACTACAGCAGTACTTAAAACAGAGGGATCATCACCTTTACCTGTGACAGGTGAAGTAAAGACAACAACTGCAAGAACATCCGGAACTACAGAATCATCTGCAGAAGCTCCAACATTGATGGTACGAACAACAAGTGCAACTAATGCAACATCAGCAGTAGTGACATCAGCATTGTCAGCAACTACAGCCAGGACAACCACAGCAGCAACAATAACTACAACTGGAGATGTAGTGACAACAAAAATAGTTCTAGCAGTGTCTTCTACTGCACCCAAAGCTTCAACCTTGGTATCAGTGTCATCAGTATTGCCAGCAACTGCATCAGAGACAAATACAGCAGCTAATGTTAGCAGTGAACCAGAATCAACCAAGAATACATCAGCTAAGGTTTCACCAACTGTATTACattctacaacaacaacaacaacaaggaaGCCAGTAACAATGTCTCATACCTCAGAGGTCTCCACCACTGTCAAAAATGGTACTTTATCAACAGGACATACTACATTGAACAAATCTGGTACCCCCGAATCAAGAATTGCACTGACGACAGTAGCAACAGAGACCACAAACACTGATCCTCCTACCATTGACGAGGGAAGCATACACTTAAGATTCAGTCTAAATGAAACTTTCAGAGAAATATATAACAACCGATCATCCCCTGAATTCATTGCATTAGCAACACATGTGGTAACTGTG ATAAACGGAATTTACAGGGCAAGCGATCTCAGAGGATACAGACGAAGCAGAGTCAACTCTTTCAC gaGTGGCTCCATTAAAGTAGACATGACTCTTATCTTTGAGAATTCTTCTATAGTCCCAAGCTCATTTGAAGTAGAAGCTATTCTTAACATGACCGCTCTGAATGGTACCATACCTCTGGACATCATACTTGAAACTATCAAAGCAG ggGAAATAGTAACTTCTACACCAGTGCCTGTCTCAAATGTTGAATCTACCACCACAAAATACACATCGAGTACAAATG AGTACACAAACACCACGTCTAGTGGCTTTCCATGGATGGTTCGCTGTTCACTTCTGACTATATATCCAGCCATAATTGTTTTATTAGCACAAACATTGTTGTAA